In one window of Pieris brassicae chromosome 10, ilPieBrab1.1, whole genome shotgun sequence DNA:
- the LOC123715616 gene encoding larval cuticle protein LCP-17-like, which produces MKLLLIASIVALAAADVSHILNKDSTAQILHQELDVGVEGQYSWAIETENGISAQAQGALKNPQGENPAEVVQGQAQWTSPEGEVVSLQYTADENGYQVQGSHLPTPPPIPAAILQSLEFIRSHPPPQNAKN; this is translated from the exons ATG AAACTCCTACTTATCGCCTCCATCGTAGCCTTAGCGGCCGCAGACGTATCACACATCCTAAACAAAGACAGTACCGCTCAGATCCTGCACCAGGAGTTGGACGTTGGTGTCGAGGGTCAGTACTCTTGGGCCATTGAAACCGAGAATGGGATATCAGCACAGGCGCAGGGCGCTTTGAAAAACCCACAGGGT GAGAATCCCGCAGAGGTAGTGCAAGGACAGGCGCAATGGACATCACCTGAGGGTGAAGTTGTATCGCTACAGTATACTGCTGATGAAAACGGATACCAAGTTCAG GGCTCCCATCTGCCAACTCCACCACCGATCCCCGCTGCGATACTCCAGTCTTTGGAATTCATCAGATCCCACCCGCCACCACAGAACgccaaaaactaa
- the LOC123715609 gene encoding uncharacterized protein LOC123715609, translating into MRFIPYFLFLFLGPNECARPRSVNLALETVFEFNNETDVGFVETVKDFLSNIKETIDNSYQGNDYQTRRFDSLTFTEFIENSINVLKSYNDLDLAYFIELLDTEINEHDYRNCEVKITDEFSLRSFFADKLSDARNLPVTEIRRALENILRELRTKRETRRRIYNYLNSLVKRRTQERFRSILNYLQLYRRRQMEPTITLRTVVEKSIRSLIKDYICNLNYSNWRKIRHMFKTFYKDLKIPVHNLKKDYKWDRQVKKALEDNDELYDLDILKDVSNAKRDTYVNRNSKENKYQINSNEVNEIQEKGEVRFKNRKIKVNTSLTNSDDILDLKMDYEESQDEHNSEHTKSTIKKRKSRKPKEGESELSFSNHDNEDRNNYYEKSKSFTMHRKTKSKRHRTFVTLYPEIISYMTRSNRKNKKSTDYLRNDKRSKERMSNIEERKKEKRKKKKMTQDLISRINTNKDISLHRSTKPTLTYSQNSHIKRFRIKSNLSTFKHEENKSAKTIKATTAFKSEEMPKKEFQIRDKAEVDHFGSLYKLRNQQTRKMVHGGFRKSNDLETLGTTEDTNINTTVATTLTPKTYGTLAFWKGTKLLENITTKRTRDTETLTTDKIVNILSSRNTSRPTSNFTETTSFYANYKANNTVFKSQITGIKRNDGNITINSTRSISNQETMKLHNDTKYLMEPFMSLKTTHQPTMINQVDLRRFLNNSILNEVGDNPKMKQLNDRFQEDLKKIFLGPPLPFSRVNDSTIDPIDEIEEAFNL; encoded by the exons ATGCGTTTTATTCCgtactttctatttttgtttctag GTCCCAATGAGTGCGCAAGACCACGAAGCGTCAACTTAGCGCTAGAAACTGTATTTGAATTCAACAATGAAACAGATGTTGGATTCGTTGAAACTGTCAAAGACTTCTTGAGTAACATAAAAGAGACTATAGATAATTCATATCAAGGCAATGATTATCAGACCAGGCGATTCGATTCCCTGACCTTTACAGAATTCATAGAAAACTCCATTAATGTACTAAAATCATATAACGATCTAGACTTagcatattttatagaactacTTGATACAGAAATAAATGAACACGACTATAGAAATTGCGAAGTTAAAATAACTGACGAATTCAgcttaagaagtttttttgCTGACAAACTTTCGGACGCAAGAAATTTACCAGTAACggaaattagaagagctttagaaaacattttaagaGAACTGAGGACTAAGAGAGAAACAAGACGTAGGATTTATAACTATCTCAATTCTTTAGTCAAAAGACGCACTCAAGAGAGATttagaagtattttaaattacttacagCTTTACAGACGTCGGCAAATGGAGCCAACAATAACGCTTCGCACGGTTGTTGAGAAAAGCATACGATCTCTCATTAAAGATTATATTTGCAAtcttaattattcaaattggCGAAAAATAAGGCacatgtttaaaacattttataaagatttaaagaTACCTGTACATAATCTGAAGAAGGATTATAAATGGGATCGACAAGTAAAGAAAGCGTTAGAAGATAATGACGAATTGTATGaccttgatattttaaaagatgttagTAATGCCAAAAGAGATACATATGTAAATCGAAACAGTAAGGAAAATAAGTACCAGATTAACTCAAATGAAGTAAACGAAATTCAAGAGAAGGGGGAagtaagatttaaaaataggaAAATTAAAGTCAACACCAGTTTGACCAACTCAGATGATATTCTAGATCTCAAAATGGACTATGAAGAGTCTCAAGATGAACATAATAGTGAACACACGAaaagtacaataaaaaaaaggaaatctAGAAAGCCCAAAGAGGGAGAAAGTGAATTATCTTTTTCAAATCACGATAACGAAGAccgtaataattattatgaaaaaagtaAATCATTTACAATGCATAGGAAAACAAAGAGTAAACGCCATAGAACTTTTGTTACACTTTATCCTGAGATCATAAGTTATATGACAAGatcaaatagaaaaaataaaaaatccaccgattatttaagaaatgacAAGAGAAGTAAAGAAAGAATGAGCAATATAGAAGAACGAAAGAAggaaaaaagaaagaaaaaaaagatgaCACAAGATCTAATAAGTAgaattaatactaataaagatATCAGTTTACATAGATCAACAAAACCTACACTCACGTACTCTCAAAACTCGCATATAAAGCGGTTCAG gATAAAATCAAATCTTTCGACGTTCAAACACGAAGAAAATAAAAGTGCAAAAACTATTAAGGCTACAACAGCCTTTAAATCTGAAGAAATGCCTAAAAAAGAATTTCAAATTAGAGACAAAGCTGAAGTAGACCATTTTGGAAGTTTATACAAACTGCGAAACCAACAAACACGTAAAATGGTTCATGGTGGATTTAGAAAAAGTAACGACTTGGAAACATTAGGTACAACAGaagatacaaatattaatacaactGTAGCAACTACATTAACACCAAAGACCTATGGAACTCTAGCGTTTTGGAAAGGAACTAAACTtcttgaaaatattacaaCTAAACGCACTAGAGACACAGAAACATTAACAACAGATAAAATAGTAAACATACTATCCTCGAGAAATACAAGTAGACCCACATCAAATTTCACTGAAACAACATCTTTTTATGCAAATTATAAAGCCAATAACACTGTATTTAAAAGTCAAATAACTGGAATAAAGCGTAACGATGGTAACATTACGATTAACAGCACTCGAAGTATATCAAATCAGGAAACGATGAAATTACACAATGATACAAAATATCTCATGGAGCCTTTTATGAGTTTAAAAACTACGCATCAACCAACAATGATTAATCAAGTCGACcttagaagatttttaaataattctatattaaatGAAGTTGGTGATAATCCTAAAATGAAACAGCTGAATGATAGGTTTCAAGAAGatcttaagaaaatatttttaggtccGCCACTCCCATTTTCAAGAGTGAATGATTCTACTATAGATCCAATAGATGAAATTGAAGAAGCATTTAATCTATAA
- the LOC123715640 gene encoding cholinesterase-like, with the protein MFWIFALLVPGVFSDPLLVEAPQGLFRGVPADDGDYTMFLGIPYGRVDPENPFGAAQPHPRFTEIFEANNDSAICPQSGDVSGTITLDCLNLNVYVLNNSTGKLPVLVWIHGGAFINGDGTKRLHGPKYLVRHNIIVVSINYRLGPFGFLCLDIPEVSGNQGFKDQTIALRWIRENIESFGGDPNHVTAYGESAGAASVEFHIASENEQLFQGAILSSGALFARWTIGEIDNSIPLKIASSLGLSTDNVRTALEFLKGQDVQKVIGASTGFRLLAGCVERKFSGVEGFLTVHPFTLDTLPKVRNMSIITGFNDDESLGFVISTQEESVPNDPFRDFAEEFLEDKEEVYNYIRRFYIGGQSITSNVRRELIDFASDDSFNHPCHRSLKRFLVSTQNVYYYIFSYTGGRNMEKVRMNITEGGAAHADELGYVFDIGDLRGLGNEEDYVMVDRMTEMWANFVKYGNPTPEETELLPVTWPIATAETHRYLDINRNLVVGYRPFHRRLTFWDMFHVMFPFKTNSAVNNVTFHFLLVVMCCLWKLIA; encoded by the exons ATGTTTTGGATATTCGCACTCTTAGTTCCGGGAGTCTTCTCTGATCCCCTCCTGGTGGAGGCTCCCCAGGGTCTGTTCCGGGGCGTACCCGCTGATGATGGAGACTACACTATGTTCCTGGGTATACCTTATGGACGAGTAGACCCAGAAAATCCTTTTGGT GCGGCTCAACCTCACCCAAGATTTACTGAAATATTCGAAGCCAACAATGATTCTGCAATCTGCCCTCAATCTGGTGACGTATCAGGCACTATTACCCTCGACTGTCTCAATCTAAACGTTTACGTACTAAACAATTCAACTGGAAAACTTCCAGTTCTAGTTTGGATACACGGCGGGGCCTTTATCAATGGTGACGGCACGAAGCGACTGCATGGACCGAAGTACTTAGTACGCCACAACATAATTGTAGTATCAATAAACTACCGACTTGGTCCATTCGGATTTTTGTGCTTAGACATTCCTGAGGTATCCGGGAACCAGGGTTTTAAAGACCAGACGATAGCTTTACGATGGATCCGAGAAAACATTGAATCGTTCGGTGGTGATCCAAACCATGTCACCGCTTATGGAGAGAGTGCCGGTGCCGCTTCCGTTGAGTTCCATATTGCTTCCGAAAATGAGCAACTATTCCAAGGAGCTATTTTATCAAGTGGGGCCCTTTTTGCCAGATGGACCATAGGTGAAATAGATAATTCTATACCCTTAAAGATAGCATCATCTTTAGGGTTATCGACGGACAACGTTCGAACTGCATTAGAATTTTTGAAAGGCCAAGATGTACAAAAAGTAATTGGAGCATCAACAGGGTTTCGCTTGTTGGCTGGCTGTGTTGAACGAAAATTCAGTGGTGTAGAGGGATTCTTGACCGTCCATCCTTTTACATTAGACACGCTACCTAAAGTTAGGAACATGTCAATCATAACCGGATTCAATGATGATGAATCGTTAGGTTTTGTTATTAGCACGCAAGAAGAATCTGTTCCAAACGATCCCTTTAGAGATTTCGCAGAAGAATTTCTTGAAGACAAGGAAGaggtttacaattatattcgACGATTTTACATAGGTGGTCAATCAATAACTTCGAATGTTAGACGAGAGCTGATTGATTTCGCTTCCGACGACTCATTTAATCATCCATGTCATAGGAGTCTTAAGCGTTTCCTGGTTTCTACTCagaatgtatattattatattttctcatatacTGGAGGGAGAAATATGGAGAAGGTTAGAATGAATATTACTGAAGGTGGAGCAGCCCATGCTGATGAATTAGGATATGTCTTTGATATAGGTGATTTAAGAGGATTAGGGAATGAAGAAGATTATGTGATGGTAGATAGGATGACAGAAATGTGGGCAAATTTCGTAAAGTACGG AAACCCCACACCAGAAGAGACGGAGCTCCTTCCAGTAACCTGGCCGATTGCCACAGCAGAGACCCACAGATACCTGGACATCAACAGAAACCTCGTGGTGGGATATCGACCGTTTCACAGAAGACTGACATTTTGGGATATGTTTCATGTTATGTTtccatttaaaacaaatagtgCTGTCAATAATGTCACTTTTCATTTCCTTTTGGTTGTTATGTGTTGTCTGTGGAAATTGATTGCTTAA
- the LOC123715608 gene encoding uncharacterized protein LOC123715608 isoform X2, with product MNKTTVNSTAIHETESLVTDITTEGAVNSDDTTTAVDDEEANIPETAAPSNTTVKDVLEHYLTTTEGDIWTTDIHVINNTISTMGTQPTVDPLLLQVKAVMEAHKFGYFTSLLIVFMWIVGSMDEKPIEPLKDAIYQEIQGAQSRGRLNMFGPLAEAVLLDIAEMIARLPADQIKSQAAAYHVQYINRRTRFSPQTNAIFDVLDSAFESSDAMSVLSCFADIQAFPNATKKVEHISRDLIEHAFFIPYSRIRGTAKEKILMLELENAIKIRMTGSVRRHQVKKTYLKQSKLRNGKPSDRLQRNQTKINKYKKMSSKEQGRQRPKTKKEISKNDKNIRLVYYLFDDLGFDTTKSTSTTDVDLDYLRNKTIMVELKERMKLYKKKFRIIRKKENQTGIQRGKTTTTTTTTKKPKMRKSKYYIRKYVKKNLYIMKTTTPSTTTKSRWFRKWYQENSTESSSSHEIESSMKSSIYLNNRNLFKKSSYTPKREQTKRENQYTTVKFKNADLKINKKVFRKITDISDYSSYEDDLKANVRDAIVHGRDHDLSLFKDKRRYDKVKSLESYSNEEPIIKANVYKAFGYGNNFADRLKKLK from the exons ATGAATAAAACAACAGTAAATTCTACAGCAATTCATGAGACTGAAAGTCTTGTAACAGATATAACGACTGAGGGAGCGGTAAATTCAGATGATACAACAACAGCTGTTGATGATGAAGAAGCGAATATCCCAGAAACAGCTGCACCTTCAAACACAACCGTTAAAGATGTGTTAGAACACTATTTGACTACAACAGAAGGGGACATTTGGACTACGGACAttcatgttattaataata CAATATCTACAATGGGAACACAACCAACAGTCGACCCGTTACTTTTACAAGTGAAGGCTGTAATGGAAGCTCACAAATTTGGCTACTTCACCTCGTTATTGATAGTTTTTATGTGGATCGTAGGTTCTATGGACGAGAAACCTATAGAACCATTGAAGGATGCGATTTATCAGGAAATTCAGGG TGCACAATCCAGAGGTCGCCTAAATATGTTTGGTCCCTTGGCAGAGGCTGTTTTGTTAGATATTGCAGAAATGATCGCACGACTACCTGCAGACCAAATAAAAA gtCAAGCAGCAGCCTACCACGTCCAATACATAAATAGACGAACAAGATTCTCCCCTCAAACAAACGCAATTTTCGATGTGTTGGATAGTGCCTTCGAAAGTAGCGATGCTATGAGTGTTTTATCCTGTTTTGCTGATATTCAAGCATTTCCCAACGCAACTAAAAAAGTTGAACACATTTCTAGAGATTTGATAGAACATGCGTTTTTCATCCCATACAGTAGAATCAGAggaacggcgaaggaaaaaatattgatgttgGAATTGGAGAATGCTATTAAGATTCGGATGACAGGATCTGTTAGGAGACATCAGGTTAAAA AAACTTATCTTAAGCAATCTAAACTACGTAATGGTAAACCATCTGATAGACTACAGAGAAACCAaactaaaatcaataaatacaagaaaatgAGTAGCAAAGAACAAGGTAGACAAAGACCAAAAACCAAAAAAgaaatttcgaaaaatgataaaaatattcgtcTGGTTTACTACTTATTTGACGATCTTGGATTTGACACCACAAAGTCAACGTCGACTACTGATGTTGATTTGGACTATCTtcgaaataaaacaataatggtAGAATTAAAGGAGAGGATGAAATTGTATAAGAAGAAATTTAGG ATAATACGAAAAAAAGAGAATCAAACAGGTATACAGCGTGGTAAAACAACGACGACAACCACAACAACAAAGAAGCCGAAAATGCGAAAGAGCAAATACTACATCCGAAAATACgttaaaaagaatttatatataatgaaaaccACCACACCATCAACCACAACTAAAAGTAGATGGTTCAGAAAATGGTATCAAGAGAACTCAACTGAGTCCAGTTCATCACATGAAATTGAAAGTAGTATGAAATCAtcaatatacttaaataatcggaatttatttaaaaagtcttCATATACACCAAAAAGAGAACAGACCAAGCGAGAAAATCAATATACTAcagtaaaattcaaaaatgctgatttaaaaataaataaaaaagtatttcggAAAATAACCGACATCTCAGATTATTCCAGTTACGAAGACGATTTAAAAGCAAATGTCCGAGATGCTATTGTCCATGGAAGGGACCATGATCTTAGTCTTTTCAAAGATAAACGAAGATACGATAAAGTAAAATCATTAGAAAGTTATAGCAATGAAGAGCCCATTATAAAAGCGAATGTATATAAAGCATTTGGATATGGCAACAATTTTGCCgacagattaaaaaaattgaaataa
- the LOC123715608 gene encoding uncharacterized protein LOC123715608 isoform X1 translates to MSTKPWTIKSKYLLNVTDIKTGKAIRKNNFHDYNFDDWEETTPLLYFDDTNDTMNKTTVNSTAIHETESLVTDITTEGAVNSDDTTTAVDDEEANIPETAAPSNTTVKDVLEHYLTTTEGDIWTTDIHVINNTISTMGTQPTVDPLLLQVKAVMEAHKFGYFTSLLIVFMWIVGSMDEKPIEPLKDAIYQEIQGAQSRGRLNMFGPLAEAVLLDIAEMIARLPADQIKSQAAAYHVQYINRRTRFSPQTNAIFDVLDSAFESSDAMSVLSCFADIQAFPNATKKVEHISRDLIEHAFFIPYSRIRGTAKEKILMLELENAIKIRMTGSVRRHQVKKTYLKQSKLRNGKPSDRLQRNQTKINKYKKMSSKEQGRQRPKTKKEISKNDKNIRLVYYLFDDLGFDTTKSTSTTDVDLDYLRNKTIMVELKERMKLYKKKFRIIRKKENQTGIQRGKTTTTTTTTKKPKMRKSKYYIRKYVKKNLYIMKTTTPSTTTKSRWFRKWYQENSTESSSSHEIESSMKSSIYLNNRNLFKKSSYTPKREQTKRENQYTTVKFKNADLKINKKVFRKITDISDYSSYEDDLKANVRDAIVHGRDHDLSLFKDKRRYDKVKSLESYSNEEPIIKANVYKAFGYGNNFADRLKKLK, encoded by the exons ATGT CTACCAAACCATGGACTATCAAAAGCAAATATCTGCTAAACGTAACAGATATAAAAACAGGTAAAGcgataagaaaaaataactttcACGACTACAATTTCGACGACTGGGAGGAGACAACGCCATTACTCTACTTCGATGATACAAACGACACAATGAATAAAACAACAGTAAATTCTACAGCAATTCATGAGACTGAAAGTCTTGTAACAGATATAACGACTGAGGGAGCGGTAAATTCAGATGATACAACAACAGCTGTTGATGATGAAGAAGCGAATATCCCAGAAACAGCTGCACCTTCAAACACAACCGTTAAAGATGTGTTAGAACACTATTTGACTACAACAGAAGGGGACATTTGGACTACGGACAttcatgttattaataata CAATATCTACAATGGGAACACAACCAACAGTCGACCCGTTACTTTTACAAGTGAAGGCTGTAATGGAAGCTCACAAATTTGGCTACTTCACCTCGTTATTGATAGTTTTTATGTGGATCGTAGGTTCTATGGACGAGAAACCTATAGAACCATTGAAGGATGCGATTTATCAGGAAATTCAGGG TGCACAATCCAGAGGTCGCCTAAATATGTTTGGTCCCTTGGCAGAGGCTGTTTTGTTAGATATTGCAGAAATGATCGCACGACTACCTGCAGACCAAATAAAAA gtCAAGCAGCAGCCTACCACGTCCAATACATAAATAGACGAACAAGATTCTCCCCTCAAACAAACGCAATTTTCGATGTGTTGGATAGTGCCTTCGAAAGTAGCGATGCTATGAGTGTTTTATCCTGTTTTGCTGATATTCAAGCATTTCCCAACGCAACTAAAAAAGTTGAACACATTTCTAGAGATTTGATAGAACATGCGTTTTTCATCCCATACAGTAGAATCAGAggaacggcgaaggaaaaaatattgatgttgGAATTGGAGAATGCTATTAAGATTCGGATGACAGGATCTGTTAGGAGACATCAGGTTAAAA AAACTTATCTTAAGCAATCTAAACTACGTAATGGTAAACCATCTGATAGACTACAGAGAAACCAaactaaaatcaataaatacaagaaaatgAGTAGCAAAGAACAAGGTAGACAAAGACCAAAAACCAAAAAAgaaatttcgaaaaatgataaaaatattcgtcTGGTTTACTACTTATTTGACGATCTTGGATTTGACACCACAAAGTCAACGTCGACTACTGATGTTGATTTGGACTATCTtcgaaataaaacaataatggtAGAATTAAAGGAGAGGATGAAATTGTATAAGAAGAAATTTAGG ATAATACGAAAAAAAGAGAATCAAACAGGTATACAGCGTGGTAAAACAACGACGACAACCACAACAACAAAGAAGCCGAAAATGCGAAAGAGCAAATACTACATCCGAAAATACgttaaaaagaatttatatataatgaaaaccACCACACCATCAACCACAACTAAAAGTAGATGGTTCAGAAAATGGTATCAAGAGAACTCAACTGAGTCCAGTTCATCACATGAAATTGAAAGTAGTATGAAATCAtcaatatacttaaataatcggaatttatttaaaaagtcttCATATACACCAAAAAGAGAACAGACCAAGCGAGAAAATCAATATACTAcagtaaaattcaaaaatgctgatttaaaaataaataaaaaagtatttcggAAAATAACCGACATCTCAGATTATTCCAGTTACGAAGACGATTTAAAAGCAAATGTCCGAGATGCTATTGTCCATGGAAGGGACCATGATCTTAGTCTTTTCAAAGATAAACGAAGATACGATAAAGTAAAATCATTAGAAAGTTATAGCAATGAAGAGCCCATTATAAAAGCGAATGTATATAAAGCATTTGGATATGGCAACAATTTTGCCgacagattaaaaaaattgaaataa
- the LOC123715615 gene encoding esterase E4-like, which yields MKLAWCLLILGSVHGQLRLDPLVDTNQGLIKGLKAEDGDYSMFLGIPYARVDEENPFGAAQSYPKFVQIFEAYDDSRICPQIQSSEVRGTLDCLRLNVFVPNEASTRNKVPVLVWIHGGGFIDGSGTRKTSGPKYLIRHDVIVVTINYRLGPYGFMCLDDPEVQGNQGLKDQTLALRWIKENIEYFGGDTNKITVYGESAGSASVEAHIASRNENLFNQAILSSGSIYGRGLLSEIDNSAPLKISKHLGYETDDAKLALEFLKQADVKLVIAAADEIGIRLGLCVENESEGAFLTEHPSRISTLPKARNMAILSGYNAYETLGMYYNQPAEYFSNIDPFKDYLDQFGLEDDKYDAAYKAIRRFYIGDYPISINTKWAITKFTSDVFFNYPTLKSINRFHESGVKNQYFYVFAYTGERNLLKVRGNMKAWGAAHADELGYIFDMDILDKDVNKRDQVILDRMTSYWTNFVKYGNPTPQETELLPIVWPTVAEDSLNYLQINTNEYTDAAPNNERHVFWEVIEELYLK from the exons atgaaactaGCATGGTGTTTGTTGATCCTGGGATCAGTTCACGGCCAGTTACGATTGGACCCATTGGTGGATACCAATCAGGGTTTGATCAAGGGTTTGAAAGCTGAGGACGGAGACTACTCAATGTTTCTTGGTATACCGTATGCACGGGTGGATGAGGAGAATCCTTTTGGA GCCGCTCAATCATATCCAAAATTTGTACAAATCTTCGAAGCATATGACGATTCCCGTATTTGTCCACAAATCCAATCCTCAGAGGTAAGAGGAACTCTAGACTGCCTACGTCTTAACGTTTTTGTACCAAACGAAGCCAGCACACGCAACAAGGTACCAGTACTAGTATGGATCCACGGTGGAGGATTCATAGACGGCTCAGGCACAAGAAAAACAAGCGGTCCAAAATATCTAATCAGACATGACGTCATCGTCGTAACAATTAATTACAGACTCGGACCGTATGGTTTTATGTGTCTGGATGATCCAGAAGTCCAAGGAAACCAGGGGCTCAAAGACCAAACCTTAGCGCTTAGGTGGATAAAGGAGAACATAGAGTACTTCGGTGGTGATACCAACAAAATCACTGTTTATGGTGAGAGTGCTGGCTCCGCATCAGTGGAGGCCCATATAGCTTCAAGGAATGAAAATCTCTTCAACCAGGCAATATTATCCAGTGGTTCTATATATGGACGGGGCCTTTTAAGCGAGATTGATAATAGCGCACCTTTAAAGATTTCCAAACATTTGGGTTACGAAACTGATGACGCAAAACTCGCCTTAGAATTCCTTAAACAGGCCGATGTTAAACTAGTTATAGCAGCAGCAGACGAGATAGGAATAAGACTAGGTTTATGCGTTGAAAACGAATCGGAGGGAGCGTTCTTGACAGAACATCCTTCAAGAATATCAACGCTACCCAAAGCGAGAAACATGGCCATACTGAGCGGTTACAATGCCTATGAGACCCTTGGTATGTACTACAATCAACCAGCGGAGTACTTCAGCAATATAGATCCCTTCAAGGATTATTTAGATCAGTTCGGTCTAGAGGACGACAAATATGATGCTGCATATAAAGCAATACGTCGATTTTACATCGGCGACTATCCTATAAGCATAAACACGAAATGGGCAATAACCAAATTTACTTCTGACGTTTTCTTCAACTACCCTACATTGAAAAGTATTAATCGCTTCCATGAAAGTGGAGTGAAGAATCAATACTTTTATGTATTTGCGTACACAGGTGAACGGAATTTATTGAAGGTAAGAGGAAATATGAAAGCATGGGGAGCTGCTCATGCCGACGAATTAGGGTACATTTTTGATATGGATATTCTTGATAAGGATGTCAATAAAAGAGATCAAGTCATATTGGACAGGATGACCAGTTATTGGACTAATTTCGTTAAATACGG AAATCCAACACCACAAGAAACAGAACTTCTACCAATAGTATGGCCTACGGTGGCAGAAGATTCGCTAAACTACTTACAGATCAACACAAATGAGTACACAGACGCGGCACCAAATAATGAACGACACGTGTTTTGGGAAGTCATTGAAGAGTTGTATTTAAAGTAA